A single Notoacmeibacter ruber DNA region contains:
- the cobS gene encoding adenosylcobinamide-GDP ribazoletransferase produces MTSHKFGEIRSVIRQGSADILVVVGFYTRLPTWRIPLAQRETDFARVQWAAPIAGALIGLILGLFNAALDGLDIPDVPRGIMVVAAGLLLTGALHEDGLADIADGFGGGADKERKLAIMKDSRLGTYGTLALIASFGLRASLVAALTSPTLALTALVSAHASARAMMPLMLAHLPNARGTGVAFRIGTPSPGDIGLALFLAVLALLLMGPLATIAGITILAAAYLAIWSLAINQIGGQTGDVCGALEQTGEIAVLTVCVTLLI; encoded by the coding sequence CTCGTGGTGGTCGGCTTTTATACGCGGCTTCCGACGTGGCGCATTCCCCTCGCCCAACGAGAAACGGACTTCGCCCGGGTGCAATGGGCTGCGCCGATCGCCGGTGCTCTGATCGGCCTTATCCTCGGCCTTTTCAATGCGGCGCTAGATGGTCTCGACATTCCTGATGTCCCTCGTGGAATCATGGTCGTCGCGGCCGGGCTCTTGCTCACCGGAGCGCTCCATGAAGATGGTCTGGCCGATATTGCCGACGGTTTCGGCGGGGGCGCCGACAAGGAGCGAAAGCTGGCAATCATGAAGGATAGCCGACTGGGGACCTATGGCACGCTCGCGCTCATCGCATCATTCGGATTGCGCGCCAGCCTGGTGGCCGCTTTGACGTCCCCCACCCTGGCACTCACCGCACTTGTCTCAGCTCATGCCTCGGCCCGTGCGATGATGCCTCTTATGCTCGCCCATTTGCCGAATGCGCGCGGCACGGGCGTCGCTTTCCGTATCGGCACGCCCTCGCCTGGGGATATTGGCCTCGCGCTCTTCCTCGCCGTCCTCGCCTTGCTGCTCATGGGGCCTCTGGCAACCATCGCCGGCATCACAATTCTGGCGGCCGCATATCTCGCGATCTGGTCGCTCGCCATCAACCAGATCGGCGGCCAGACCGGCGACGTCTGCGGTGCCCTCGAACAGACTGGGGAGATCGCCGTTCTCACCGTCTGCGTAACTCTTCTCATTTAG
- the cobT gene encoding nicotinate-nucleotide--dimethylbenzimidazole phosphoribosyltransferase → MFDTLDAIAETVRNIPDMDHDAAAKAAERQAQLTKPAGSLGRLEDLAVWLAGWQGTPRPRLERIVTLVFAGNHGVVSKGVSAFPSNVTSQMVANFEHGGAAINQLCRVAGSELKVMALNLDEPASDFTQGPSLSEEAFLKAVNIGFEAVPADADLVCIGEMGIGNTTAAAGVAYGLFEGAAEDWAGRGTGVDDEGLRRKVQVLNAGYDTNSALLHSSLGALRAFGGRELAAMFGAALACRVKGVALLVDGYVATAAVAPLFAMNGKGLDHAVFAHRSAEQAHQRLVARFGQTPLLDLGMRLGEGSGAVVATLLIKAAVETHNGMATFAEAGVSERESQS, encoded by the coding sequence ATGTTCGATACTCTCGACGCCATCGCCGAAACGGTCCGCAACATCCCCGATATGGATCACGACGCCGCCGCGAAAGCCGCTGAACGGCAGGCACAATTGACGAAGCCGGCGGGTAGTCTTGGCCGGCTGGAAGACCTCGCGGTCTGGCTCGCGGGTTGGCAGGGAACGCCACGTCCACGGCTCGAAAGGATCGTGACACTGGTATTCGCTGGAAATCACGGCGTCGTGTCGAAAGGCGTTTCGGCGTTTCCCTCCAATGTCACCAGCCAGATGGTCGCCAATTTCGAGCATGGCGGTGCTGCCATCAATCAGCTCTGCCGTGTCGCCGGATCGGAACTGAAGGTCATGGCGCTGAATCTCGACGAACCCGCTTCCGATTTTACGCAAGGACCATCCCTTTCGGAGGAAGCCTTTCTCAAGGCGGTCAATATCGGTTTCGAGGCCGTGCCGGCCGACGCGGATCTCGTCTGCATCGGTGAGATGGGTATTGGCAACACCACGGCCGCCGCAGGCGTAGCCTATGGGCTTTTCGAAGGCGCGGCCGAAGATTGGGCCGGGCGCGGAACCGGGGTCGACGATGAGGGCCTTCGCCGCAAGGTGCAGGTCTTGAACGCCGGTTATGACACCAACAGCGCGCTGCTTCACTCATCACTCGGTGCTCTGCGGGCCTTTGGCGGTCGCGAACTCGCCGCCATGTTCGGCGCGGCTCTGGCCTGCCGGGTCAAAGGCGTGGCGCTCTTGGTGGATGGCTATGTCGCGACCGCTGCGGTTGCGCCCCTTTTTGCAATGAACGGGAAAGGTCTGGACCACGCGGTCTTCGCCCACCGCTCTGCCGAGCAAGCACACCAGCGGCTTGTGGCTCGGTTTGGACAGACGCCGCTCCTCGACCTCGGAATGCGGCTTGGCGAAGGCTCCGGAGCGGTGGTGGCGACACTGCTTATCAAAGCGGCGGTCGAAACCCATAATGGCATGGCGACCTTTGCCGAAGCGGGTGTCTCCGAACGCGAATCTCAGAGCTGA